A segment of the Phoenix dactylifera cultivar Barhee BC4 chromosome 15, palm_55x_up_171113_PBpolish2nd_filt_p, whole genome shotgun sequence genome:
CAGAGATAATAGATAATCAATTAAACTCTTTGGTAACTGTTGCAGGGTGTTCTTCATTGGGTTGCTCAACCTTCTTCTGGGGTTGAGCCTCTCAGGGTTGAAGTCAGATTATTTGAGAAATTATTTCTTTCAGAGGTGGGTATTGCTGCTTTTTAATGGTCTGTTTTTTTCTGGTCTTGCCAAATGATTTTGTGGGataagttggtttttcttttatcagaaTCCTTCTGAGCTGGAGGACTGGCTATCTGATTTGAATCCCCATTCTAAGGAGGTGATACGGGAAGCATATGCAGTACCCTCACTTGCTAGCGCTGTGCTGGGTGACAAGTTTCAGTTTGAAAGGCTTGGTAACATTTGGTTTCCTGTTTCCAGTTTGCTTTAGACCCAAATTGTTTTTTCTAGATGCAAAATTTGTAGTTCTGCATaaattacatattttttttgtttgcagacTGCAGTTCTTTGTGATGAACTGAGCGTTAGCTAATTATTTGCATTCTTTGGGACTTTGCTTTTGAGTTTCAATCCTTTTGTGTTTCAGGCTACTTTGCTGTGGATCCAGATACCACACCAGGAAAGCTGGTCTTCAACAGAACTGTTACTCTTCGTGATTCCTATTCAACaaaaggtggaaacaaatagGTTTCCTAACTACACTTGTAACATGAAAAGAACAAGGCTCTGCTGAAAGCATCATAATATCTTAGTTGTTCAAAAATACAGATTCAAGATGTAAGATTTTGcctctcttttctttatttcttctttaTCATAATTCCAATATTTCTATTTGCCGCCTGTTGTTATATTTTTGGGGAGATGATCTGCGATCCATTGTTGGCCCATGGAAGCCAATAACTCAGGTTGTCATTAACAATAACGTTTCACCTTTTAGGCTAGCTTTTTTCCTTTGCAAGATATTTGTTTAGTAGGTTATTGCTATTATTGACAATATGGACATGTATGTaatctttttatatttatatgtcCATTTTGAGAATGGATATCAACAATCATCATCTATTTTTTGTGTCGTTGAGCATTGAGCATTAATTTAACCGTTTGTAAAAACTTCAAGAAATCCACAAAATGCATATCAGATGTATGTTAGGAAGGTTTTGTATAATGTATGATCATGGTCTTGTAGTTGATCCACAATACCTATGTGGTTGAGCATAAGTTCTTTAGCTATACTTACAGTATGCAATATCCATATCCATCATTGCTtatcgaaaaagaaaaaaaaaactggagGAGTAATAAGCAACCTTCCACATGCACtggaaataaattattttattttattatattatattttttgttttcttttgcgCACAGCTATTGTATGATAAAGAAGGTAGCAAATAACCATGGTTAAAACTtcagaattttattgaacaCTATTTACGCTCCTCGAACAAATTTTTGACTCCGCTTCTCGATGCTTGCATTATTTTCTAACAAACAAGAAAGTAATAAAAAGAAACGAAAACGATGGAAAAACGACAGTAAGAGGAGCTACAGGACAGGTGGTCTCCACGGTTCCTAAGGAAACCCTAGCCCTGGCCGGAGCCGTTAGTCCTCCTGTCCTGTGGATTAGGCTAGAGATTGTCCTTCAAAAGCCTCGCTGCCGACGAAGGTTGACTACTAGAGAAGCCAAAGAATTGAAGTGGATAGACAATAGGGAACAGCCAcgcctttcggtttgaaccatAGCCGTTAGTCCTCCTGTCCTGTGGATTAGGGTAGAGATTATCCTCCAAAAGCCTCGCTGCCAATGAAGGTTGACAACTAGAAGCCAAAGAATTGAAGCAGACGGAGGATATTGAAGAAGCCAagcctttcggtttgaaccatAGCCGTGGTCGTAGCCGTTAGTCCTCCTGTACTGTGGATTGGGCTTGAGATTGTCCTCCAAAAGCCTCGCTGACAATGAAGGTTGAGTAGCTGAAGCCAAAGaattgaagcagatggagaatATTGAAGCAGCCTTGAGATTTCTCTGACGGGTTCCCTCCCTTCTCCAGTGGTGCTGAGAAGGCTGAGGAGATTTGTTCAAATAGCACCTGCTAGCATATTCTGTCGGCCGCACTTGCCGGTGTTGTTACAGgattaatcaagtttcaatttacTATTGGGGAAAAGAAAGTTTGATGAGAGAGAAGATTTATGATCTTCTCGAGATAAgattttatagtaaaattttcatgGTGCGACTTGCTGGGTATTATGTAGAAGCAAAGATCATTTTCTATCAAACTGAACTATTGAAGATCAAGAGTATCCTCTTTCAGGTTTCAATCCAAGTAATACAAGAAGATTCTGTTATCTTGTTCCTTTAAGTTATCCCGATCTTTTCCCTTGTCATACAGAAAgcggaaaaaaaggaaaaaaaaaaagacaaatatgATGACGCATTAATGAAGAATACTGCAGTTTTAATAGCGAGAACAAAAGAAGCAATTAATGGATAAGTTACTATAAATCATAGGCACAACAATTCAGCTAGATGTAATAATTCAGATTCAggaaaaatccaaaaaattcatcaaaaattCGGAAAGAATTAGGATAACaaagaattaattaaaaaactaagaaaattaaaaagaattatagactctttaaaatatttataaaaataagaaaaagagaagcaaaAGTAATTAATGGTGGCAAAAAAATACTGCTAGCAGTAACACATAAGGTCAATTATTTGTATAAGAACTAGTcatgaataatttataaataaatcataaaattcatctatcattcaaaaataattGAATAGTTCCGGATTGATTCATTTTTGAAGAATAATTCTTATTATCTTTTGACCAAGAGAAAACCCAAggataatttgaaaatttttcaataattcaGAGAATATTGTACTAACAATGGTGTACATTGCTGATGGACTGCTAAACAGTTTGTACGTGTGTCTCAACTTAATTGCAGTAATTAGAATTATCATTCATGCCCTTGACCCAAGTAGCTGACAGATAATGCTACTTCACTCATTTCTGAAAGCCAGTCTTTCCCGGTTTAGCACTACTCTCAAAGTTGGGTACTGTTAGCAAGTTTCCACTATCCGACATGTAGAAGTAATTGTAATTGATTCTAGTCACCAAATCTGCCAGATGAGGAAAGTGGCCCACGTTGAGCTTGAAAGACAGAATCTGCATGCATTCGCAGAACAATGGCTTAGCTTGCCAGTATATCCGTCAGCATTCAAAGCAACCATCAAATTTTATCAGAACAGGACAAGAGACAGATGGTGAAAATACCCTCAAAAGAAAAGCAATGCAATCATCAAACTGTTTCTCGATCCGATCTACTTCCATCTCACATCTGGCCTTGATTGCAGGAGCTGCTCCACCGCTGCTCAGGGTTAGCTGTATAGTGTAAAAATCAAGTGCCAAGCCAAGAATAGTCTTGATCCGACTTGCAATAAGTGCCCACTGGAAATAAACAAAAGGACACCAGTCATCATCTGTTCTGAATGATAACAGTAACAAGTTTAAAATTCATTTTAGAATTTCCATAGTTTGGGATTAATCAATAAGGACAGAATTTCATGATTTGGCAAGCAAATGAGTAAAAATTTATACAAATGCTGAGGATTAAAACATTAATGACTAGAAAATAGTTACCAATAACTACAAAATAGTTACCAAAAAATGGAAATAATTTGTGTAATATCAGAAAAATCATAAATTGACCATAACAAGAAATTCATTAAGGCATTAATTTTATGAAGTTGGAAATAACATCCGAGAAAAAAAACACTCTAAATAAATTAACTTTGCAAGAATCAAAGAATTTTTAATTATGCAGAATATTATGCACTTCGGCAAAGTTCCCACAATTGAAAAGATAATGGCTCTTTGATACTATGTTGTTACATGTATtaggaaaaaaatagaatagaacAATCACACCCACAGGAACAACAATAAAACGGAGATTTTACCAGCTTGTCTGGGGCCACAAAGCACTGGCGCTGAATAGACAAAAGGTAGGCCTCATGAACTTCTATGACTTCATCAAGGGAACCCGCAGATGCCATGCCAGTGCAGAGTTCAGTCCATGCACTATGGAATACCTGCTTCAACAATCAGGGTCAGTAGCACATCCTCAGTCGAGAGACTAAAGCAGCAAGTTGCTATTTACCCGATCCATGACATACTGATGAAATGCATCAACAAAATGGAGGAGTTTCTGCTCCAATAACAAGTGATGCTTGTAATTGTGTGTTCTGCTGCCTCTACCCTGCCAAGTAAAAGATTTGGTGTATCAGAACTATTGAAAGAAAATGTTCCATGAATTTTCATGAAAATTTGCATGACCTAGCTAGCAGGAATACAAGGAAATACTGCTataacctaaaaaaaaaaatcaaaaaattttaaagtttaacttgTACAGTTGAGCTAAGGAACATGACCTGCTGCATATGAGGTTATTGTCTCACAAGAAAGTTGAATATAATGAACAAACAAATGCAGTGAGGGAATAACAGCGATTTCTTTGTTTAAAATACATATTAAGCAGGCTGGTGGCACATATTTAGAGATTTGGATGCctttaaataaaaagaaataatacaAGACCAGAGACGTTCAACTGAGTAATTCCATTTTATCTCATTTTTAAGTTGACAGTTAAAGAAGTGGACGATACAAATGGATAATAAGAAGAAATTAAATGGGCATAAACCTTCCACATCCACTTCCGAGCTTTGTCAAGAACAAATTTTGCACGCTTAACCTTTAACAGGAAGCCCATGACCTATATCAACCACAGAGTGAATGAAATTGATCAGAGAATGTTCTGTCAATGGCCCATTTGAGATCCTTAAAAAAAAGCATTACCTGATTGTACTTCCTAAGTGCCTCCATATTAGCAATAAGGTCGAGTGGCCACGAAACCTAGAACATGGAAGATTTTTAGGTACTTATGAAGGACAGATAACTTTGTGAAAATAAAACCATAATGTCATTGAGCATGTACCTTGtaagaaaatttcagcatatCAAGGGCATCAATGCCTAAATACTGATTCCGGATTTTGCGGGGAGTCGAGACATTAACACTTGCATTTTCCTCATCGTCGGAAGCAGTTTGTTTTGTTATTGATACAATCAAAGAATCCGGGGTACTTAGAAGTGCACTATCAGCAGAATTTCTAATGGACTCCTGAGTAAGGTAGATCAGCATAAGTGCATGCACAAATATCCGAATCCATGAAATGGTCCATACGTAAATATTTTATGAAGCTGCACCTGTAATAtggtattcaattcaaaatcaTCATCCCAGGAGTCTCCCTTATCTAGCTTATTAAAAATTACTATCATGAACTGCTGCAGCAGGTCACCTGAAAAGTACGTTATTCATTTATCATGTCCAAggattatatatattaaaatgaaGGGACAAGCCTGATCTGATAGTATACCTGAACCTAGCAAATAAATAGCACGTAATACACCAAGTTCATCCATCAATTTCCAATCACTCATCAGCTTCACCAAAATATGCCTACCAACATGATCCACCTAGGATGTAAAACCATGAGAAGGTTCAGCACCTTTATATCAGTTAGCAACTTTTGGAAGATAGATTAAGGTGTAAACCTGTTTTTAGATTAAGGTGTAAACCTGTTTTTTTATGTATAAAGCAAGGCATTCCTGAATGATAACTGCAGGTTGTGGTGTATCCTTCAGTTTGGTACTTTGAATCCATTTAAGAACTCTTGATGCAAGAGTGCTGTTCTTTTGGTAAGGAAGAAACTCTGACACAGAAGTATTCTCCTGCTTTAAACCAATTAGGTTTTGATAACTATTTTAACAATTATAAAAGATAAACAGAACTCCAGAATATAAGAATCCAATGATACCTGGAAACAAGGGATAAGAGTTGGAAAGGGGTACAAGGTTTCCAAAATTTTTGTTTCATCCAGTAAACGGAGGTGTTCAAGTTCATCAAATTGAAAACCAAAAGTATAGTCAGTCCCATTGATCCTAGGAAGTGCTCCTTTGCTTGAGAAATCCTCACCCGCCTCTGCATCAGAATTCTTTTCACCAAAAATGGCCTCTCGCAAGCCTTCATCATTCAACCGAGGAAGGTGGAAACTTCTAGATATGTTAAGTTCATTCCACAAGGCCATATTCTTTTTCAGAACCTCTCTGCATACAGTAATGACGGGATTTCTAGGATAGAAAGAACCTAGCGAAGCACCAAGGATATTAACAGTCTCATGATTGTGCCTCTTCGTGCAGTGAAATTTTGCAGCGTTTTTCATTTCTTCCATGTCAAGAGAAGATTCTAAATCTTTAATTGTCCACTCAGAAAAGATTTCTTTTCTGTTGTCCTCATGTCTCTTCTCAAAGATTGCATCAGCCAAGAACTTCAACCAAATTGTCTCATGATTCACCAAAGTCTGTACATTTTCCGCAGTTCCCTCTCCAACCTGTTTTTCCTTGCAAGCTTTGCACATCCTAGCAATATCAGGGGAGGACATCCTCAAGTATTCATAAATATGATCACCATGCCCTACTAAACCTGCCAAGGATACCAAGAAAACCTCAGACAAGGTTAAATCTCCCATTACATGGGCATGATTTCTCTGAGGAAGATGAACAATAAACTCTTTATCAGAATAGTCACAGCAGGCAATTCCATTGTTGGATTCTGGTATGCTAAAAACATCAGATTCGACTCCTACTTGATGTTGATGGTTCGTAAATTGACCGCCGGAGTTAAATCCATTTGGTATTTTGCAATCATTAGGCTTGCGATCATAATCCCTACCAAACAATAAAACATTCTCATCTTGAACATGTCGAACCAACTGCAGGGATTTCCCAGCAGATACAATGGCCTTGGCTATATCCTTCAGGAAAACAGGACATGCTACATCATCCATATCATCTAGATTTCTCCCTCTCGGAGTGCTGCTGGATATGGTAATGTGTTCCTGAGCACCTGTTTCTCTTTTGACGTGCACAGTTGATTCCACCTCGAAGGGAATCAAAAGGCCATTAGATCTCGATTTTTTCCATCTGCATGACCTCAAAAGGTAACTCATCTCCCAAAATGCTGGCTGATCAATGGTGACTGCGCTATTGGCATAAAAGAACATCTGCAGATGAGATATCAGATAAATGAGGACATTTTATAAAGTTTATCATGGAAGGTAGAACTTTCATGGTGGAAACACTCTGTCAATCTGTTGCATGTTGTTCGAACTTGTCagaatttacaaaataaaaacaGCAGTGCACCACTAAGGATATAGGAAAGTGATCTTTTTATCGTTTACAGGAACGTGATTTTTTTATTGCATCACAAATTTAGTAAATTGGGATTGATTTATTAACCCATAAACAGTTCGCTTATTTTTGGTATACATTCTCCCCTTTTAAGTATCTTAAAGCATATTCTAGGTATCAACTATGCTATCAATAATATTCATAGCAATACTTTGAATATTTGAAATTCCCTAATAAAATTGATACCATATGCTTTGCAATTGAATGGTCAAGCACAAAAATGAAATCAAGGTTTGATGTTCAATACATGAGTAAAGAAGGAAAAGTCTCATATAGACATAGATGACATTTAGCACTGAAAAAGATGGCAAGGTTTACGTGTTCCATGAATCATATGTTTACGGATAGCAAGCATAGCAGGAAATAGATGAACCAGCTCATGATCAAATCATGCATTATCTGCTGTTCAAATTGCTATGATAGTCAATTACCTAAATATTGTAAA
Coding sequences within it:
- the LOC103711564 gene encoding gamma-tubulin complex component 5-like isoform X1, producing MRDVTRVEVSESFISKLHFSISKGLPHAEPVSTFRTNEYELVQGVLQMLQGFCSSLFFWDMDRQRFCAKDGIYSSHLSQTSLSGILNQFLFAGTCLKQVELFVKKAEASHQRAPTLKAFANTISSWLKRLHDVALKEEARSTGSDAGMITLLGLTSSLSSFCSKAEHLLQVVSGAVPNSYFDSDTSLPACDMAVHILNHLFKKLNEVCLVQGDEEEAYHMLLVLFVGSLLPYLEGLDSWLYDGTLDDPYEEMFFYANSAVTIDQPAFWEMSYLLRSCRWKKSRSNGLLIPFEVESTVHVKRETGAQEHITISSSTPRGRNLDDMDDVACPVFLKDIAKAIVSAGKSLQLVRHVQDENVLLFGRDYDRKPNDCKIPNGFNSGGQFTNHQHQVGVESDVFSIPESNNGIACCDYSDKEFIVHLPQRNHAHVMGDLTLSEVFLVSLAGLVGHGDHIYEYLRMSSPDIARMCKACKEKQVGEGTAENVQTLVNHETIWLKFLADAIFEKRHEDNRKEIFSEWTIKDLESSLDMEEMKNAAKFHCTKRHNHETVNILGASLGSFYPRNPVITVCREVLKKNMALWNELNISRSFHLPRLNDEGLREAIFGEKNSDAEAGEDFSSKGALPRINGTDYTFGFQFDELEHLRLLDETKILETLYPFPTLIPCFQENTSVSEFLPYQKNSTLASRVLKWIQSTKLKDTPQPAVIIQECLALYIKKQVDHVGRHILVKLMSDWKLMDELGVLRAIYLLGSGDLLQQFMIVIFNKLDKGDSWDDDFELNTILQESIRNSADSALLSTPDSLIVSITKQTASDDEENASVNVSTPRKIRNQYLGIDALDMLKFSYKVSWPLDLIANMEALRKYNQVMGFLLKVKRAKFVLDKARKWMWKGRGSRTHNYKHHLLLEQKLLHFVDAFHQYVMDRVFHSAWTELCTGMASAGSLDEVIEVHEAYLLSIQRQCFVAPDKLWALIASRIKTILGLALDFYTIQLTLSSGGAAPAIKARCEMEVDRIEKQFDDCIAFLLRILSFKLNVGHFPHLADLVTRINYNYFYMSDSGNLLTVPNFESSAKPGKTGFQK
- the LOC103711564 gene encoding gamma-tubulin complex component 5-like isoform X2 codes for the protein MLQGFCSSLFFWDMDRQRFCAKDGIYSSHLSQTSLSGILNQFLFAGTCLKQVELFVKKAEASHQRAPTLKAFANTISSWLKRLHDVALKEEARSTGSDAGMITLLGLTSSLSSFCSKAEHLLQVVSGAVPNSYFDSDTSLPACDMAVHILNHLFKKLNEVCLVQGDEEEAYHMLLVLFVGSLLPYLEGLDSWLYDGTLDDPYEEMFFYANSAVTIDQPAFWEMSYLLRSCRWKKSRSNGLLIPFEVESTVHVKRETGAQEHITISSSTPRGRNLDDMDDVACPVFLKDIAKAIVSAGKSLQLVRHVQDENVLLFGRDYDRKPNDCKIPNGFNSGGQFTNHQHQVGVESDVFSIPESNNGIACCDYSDKEFIVHLPQRNHAHVMGDLTLSEVFLVSLAGLVGHGDHIYEYLRMSSPDIARMCKACKEKQVGEGTAENVQTLVNHETIWLKFLADAIFEKRHEDNRKEIFSEWTIKDLESSLDMEEMKNAAKFHCTKRHNHETVNILGASLGSFYPRNPVITVCREVLKKNMALWNELNISRSFHLPRLNDEGLREAIFGEKNSDAEAGEDFSSKGALPRINGTDYTFGFQFDELEHLRLLDETKILETLYPFPTLIPCFQENTSVSEFLPYQKNSTLASRVLKWIQSTKLKDTPQPAVIIQECLALYIKKQVDHVGRHILVKLMSDWKLMDELGVLRAIYLLGSGDLLQQFMIVIFNKLDKGDSWDDDFELNTILQESIRNSADSALLSTPDSLIVSITKQTASDDEENASVNVSTPRKIRNQYLGIDALDMLKFSYKVSWPLDLIANMEALRKYNQVMGFLLKVKRAKFVLDKARKWMWKGRGSRTHNYKHHLLLEQKLLHFVDAFHQYVMDRVFHSAWTELCTGMASAGSLDEVIEVHEAYLLSIQRQCFVAPDKLWALIASRIKTILGLALDFYTIQLTLSSGGAAPAIKARCEMEVDRIEKQFDDCIAFLLRILSFKLNVGHFPHLADLVTRINYNYFYMSDSGNLLTVPNFESSAKPGKTGFQK
- the LOC103711564 gene encoding uncharacterized protein LOC103711564 isoform X3 encodes the protein MKSVLFKEEAYHMLLVLFVGSLLPYLEGLDSWLYDGTLDDPYEEMFFYANSAVTIDQPAFWEMSYLLRSCRWKKSRSNGLLIPFEVESTVHVKRETGAQEHITISSSTPRGRNLDDMDDVACPVFLKDIAKAIVSAGKSLQLVRHVQDENVLLFGRDYDRKPNDCKIPNGFNSGGQFTNHQHQVGVESDVFSIPESNNGIACCDYSDKEFIVHLPQRNHAHVMGDLTLSEVFLVSLAGLVGHGDHIYEYLRMSSPDIARMCKACKEKQVGEGTAENVQTLVNHETIWLKFLADAIFEKRHEDNRKEIFSEWTIKDLESSLDMEEMKNAAKFHCTKRHNHETVNILGASLGSFYPRNPVITVCREVLKKNMALWNELNISRSFHLPRLNDEGLREAIFGEKNSDAEAGEDFSSKGALPRINGTDYTFGFQFDELEHLRLLDETKILETLYPFPTLIPCFQENTSVSEFLPYQKNSTLASRVLKWIQSTKLKDTPQPAVIIQECLALYIKKQVDHVGRHILVKLMSDWKLMDELGVLRAIYLLGSGDLLQQFMIVIFNKLDKGDSWDDDFELNTILQESIRNSADSALLSTPDSLIVSITKQTASDDEENASVNVSTPRKIRNQYLGIDALDMLKFSYKVSWPLDLIANMEALRKYNQVMGFLLKVKRAKFVLDKARKWMWKGRGSRTHNYKHHLLLEQKLLHFVDAFHQYVMDRVFHSAWTELCTGMASAGSLDEVIEVHEAYLLSIQRQCFVAPDKLWALIASRIKTILGLALDFYTIQLTLSSGGAAPAIKARCEMEVDRIEKQFDDCIAFLLRILSFKLNVGHFPHLADLVTRINYNYFYMSDSGNLLTVPNFESSAKPGKTGFQK